The proteins below come from a single Bacteroidota bacterium genomic window:
- a CDS encoding M20/M25/M40 family metallo-hydrolase — MKTLYRLLLIVLLSSSCALVTHAQDNDSVIIRSIYDNALTDNSSYENLHYLCKKIGGRICGSPQAAAAVEWAYQTLRQMDADTVYRQPVKVRNWNRGEKETASMVSAMYGSKELNVCALGGSVGTGTKGLYGKVIEVKSFEELAGLNKTVAYGKIIFFNQPADPKFIYTFAAYGGVAGFRVHGAAEAAKYGAAGVIVRSLTLADNNIPHTGIMRYEAGVDSIPAVAISTADADLLSSWLKSDPQTNVWFRTTCQELEEADSYNVMGEIEGTKNPEEIIMVGGHIDAWDPGEGAHDDGGGTVQAMDVIRIFKAIGYKPRHTIRCVVFMDEEVAQRGGKAYADAVKQHKEKHVAAIETDRGVFTPTGFSIDADDKSLKKVQKWKELLLPYGIYILEKGGSGVDISFLKEQSIPLIALITESQRYFDYQHAASDVFENVNKRELQLGGASLAALIYLIDKYGL, encoded by the coding sequence ATGAAAACCCTCTACAGATTGCTATTAATTGTTTTATTATCATCATCGTGCGCGCTCGTAACACATGCACAGGACAACGATTCTGTGATTATACGTTCTATTTACGATAACGCCCTTACTGATAATTCATCGTACGAAAACCTGCATTATCTCTGTAAAAAGATTGGCGGCCGCATTTGTGGTTCGCCTCAGGCTGCAGCTGCCGTGGAATGGGCTTACCAGACGCTTCGGCAAATGGATGCCGACACTGTGTACCGCCAACCGGTTAAGGTGCGTAACTGGAATCGTGGTGAAAAAGAAACCGCATCAATGGTTTCCGCTATGTATGGTTCGAAAGAGCTGAATGTGTGCGCGCTTGGTGGCTCTGTCGGAACGGGTACTAAAGGTCTTTATGGAAAAGTGATTGAAGTTAAAAGTTTTGAAGAGCTTGCCGGACTGAATAAAACAGTGGCTTATGGAAAAATAATTTTCTTCAATCAGCCGGCCGACCCCAAATTTATTTACACGTTTGCAGCTTATGGTGGGGTTGCCGGATTTCGTGTTCACGGTGCAGCCGAAGCTGCAAAATATGGTGCTGCCGGTGTTATCGTCCGCAGCCTCACACTTGCTGATAATAATATTCCTCATACAGGCATCATGCGATACGAAGCCGGCGTGGACTCCATTCCTGCGGTTGCAATTTCAACAGCCGATGCCGATTTGTTAAGCTCGTGGCTCAAATCCGATCCGCAGACAAATGTTTGGTTTCGCACCACCTGTCAGGAACTTGAAGAAGCCGATTCATACAATGTGATGGGCGAAATTGAAGGCACTAAAAACCCTGAAGAAATTATTATGGTGGGCGGTCATATTGATGCGTGGGATCCGGGCGAAGGAGCTCACGACGATGGCGGCGGAACCGTGCAGGCTATGGATGTGATACGCATCTTTAAAGCCATCGGCTATAAGCCCAGGCACACCATACGTTGCGTGGTATTTATGGACGAAGAAGTTGCTCAGCGTGGCGGCAAAGCTTACGCGGATGCAGTAAAGCAACACAAGGAAAAGCATGTTGCCGCTATCGAGACTGACCGTGGTGTGTTTACGCCTACAGGTTTTTCAATTGATGCCGATGATAAAAGTCTAAAGAAAGTTCAGAAGTGGAAAGAACTTCTGTTGCCTTACGGAATTTACATTTTGGAAAAAGGCGGATCGGGAGTGGATATCTCGTTTCTGAAAGAACAAAGCATTCCGCTCATTGCACTCATCACCGAATCGCAACGGTATTTTGATTATCAGCACGCGGCATCCGATGTGTTCGAAAACGTTAATAAACGCGAATTGCAGCTTGGGGGCGCATCATTGGCTGCATTAATTTATTTGATTGATAAATACGGATTATAA
- a CDS encoding right-handed parallel beta-helix repeat-containing protein, which translates to MRVKIALYFLLFVPIFSFAQEIRVSSPEEFVAAIQNGVTIILKSGTYNLSSVMSDQKSNTIWKDVTDGYELQIHDVSNLTIKSEGKVTIVVKPRYAWVLAFYNCRNISISGITFGHLESGYCDGGVLGFVGCNGIDIVNCVLYGSGKEGLGIESVDNFIFKNSTIRDCSYDLMTIIGSSSLLFENVLFTKTGEFNLIDTERSTDVRFFKCSFTENRNSEFMPYFFSFGDDSGVFTLEKCKFINNQVGYLSNKSEKLKLKKCSFTGNTFVDIKNK; encoded by the coding sequence ATGAGAGTCAAAATTGCATTGTATTTTTTATTGTTTGTACCCATATTTTCGTTTGCTCAGGAGATTCGTGTAAGCTCTCCCGAGGAGTTTGTTGCGGCCATTCAGAACGGGGTTACCATTATCCTGAAAAGCGGGACTTATAACCTTTCGTCGGTAATGAGCGATCAGAAATCAAATACAATTTGGAAAGACGTAACTGACGGATATGAATTACAGATACACGATGTGAGCAATCTTACCATTAAATCGGAAGGAAAAGTTACCATTGTTGTAAAGCCACGTTATGCCTGGGTTCTGGCGTTTTATAATTGTAGGAATATTTCAATTTCAGGCATTACATTCGGACATCTTGAAAGCGGTTATTGCGATGGCGGCGTGCTCGGGTTTGTAGGATGCAACGGCATCGACATTGTGAACTGTGTACTTTATGGCAGCGGCAAAGAAGGGCTGGGCATTGAATCTGTTGACAATTTTATTTTTAAAAATTCTACTATTCGAGACTGCAGCTACGACCTGATGACGATTATCGGTTCGTCCAGTCTGCTGTTTGAAAATGTGCTGTTTACAAAAACAGGTGAATTCAATCTTATAGATACGGAACGTTCAACGGACGTCCGCTTTTTTAAATGCAGCTTTACCGAAAATAGAAATTCAGAATTTATGCCTTATTTTTTCAGCTTTGGAGATGATAGTGGCGTTTTTACACTGGAGAAATGTAAGTTCATCAATAATCAGGTTGGGTATCTTTCCAATAAATCCGAAAAACTTAAGCTGAAGAAATGTTCATTTACAGGCAACACCTTTGTGGATATTAAAAATAAATAA